In Alosa sapidissima isolate fAloSap1 chromosome 11, fAloSap1.pri, whole genome shotgun sequence, a single window of DNA contains:
- the hmg20a gene encoding high mobility group protein 20A isoform X1: MEEQTGSPGANTDNSSQRNGEEKPRRTSWTKGRKRKKPVKDSNAPKAPLTGYVRFMNDRREQLRAERPDVPFPEITRMLGNEWSKLPPDEKQRYLDEAEKDKERYMQELEKYQKTEAYKHYTRKVQEKQKGKRHRGDVGRQVASESLHEKDAEGKDRSVFDIPIFTEEFLNHSKSREAEMRQLRKTNMEYEERNAALQKHVESMRSAVERLEGDLMQERGRNGMLQQHLETLRQALTGSFSQYPLPGSGEMPTVDSIDTYMKKLHSLILTNPQEHESLINTVREVVNRLERSCGEVILRLSVHGSSSDSSAQTPPPPPLPPRGPFVVL, encoded by the exons ATGGAGGAGCAGACTGGCTCGCCTGGTGCCAACACAGATAACAGCAGCCAGAGAAATGGAGAAGAG AAGCCCAGACGCACAAGCTGGACCAAAGGACGGAAGCGGAAGAAGCCTGTGAAGGACAGCAATGCGCCCAAGGCCCCGCTGACGGGCTACGTGCGCTTCATGAATGACCGTCGCGAGCAGCTGAGGGCGGAGAGACCCGACGTGCCCTTCCCCGAGATCACCCGCATGCTGGGCAATGAGTGGAGCAAGCTTCCGCCGGACGAGAAGCAA CGTTATCTTGACGAAGCGGAGAAGGATAAGGAGCGTTACATGCAAGAGCTGGAAAAGTACCAGAAGACGGAGGCCTACAAGCACTACACCCGGAAGGTGCAGGAGAAACAGAAGGGCAAGAGGCACAGGGGAG ATGTTGGCCGCCAGGTAGCCAGTGAGTCTCTTCACGAG AAAGACGCTGAAGGGAAGGACAGGTCTGTGTTTGATATCCCCATCTTCACAGAGGAGTTTCTCAACCACAGCAAAT CGCGCGAGGCGGAGATGCGGCAGCTGCGTAAGACCAACATGGAGTACGAGGAGCGCAACGCGGCGCTGCAGAAGCACGTGGAGAGCATGCGCAGCGCCGTGGAGCGCCTGGAGGGCGACCTGATGCAAGAGCGTGGACGCAACGGCATGCTGCAGCAGCACCTGGAGACGCTGAGGCAGGCGCTCACTGGCAGCTTCTCCCAGTACCCTCTGCCag GCAGTGGAGAGATGCCCACAGTGGACTCCATCGACACCTACATGAAAAAGCTGCACAGCCTCATTCTGACCAACCCCCAGGAGCACGAGAGCCTGATCAACACCGTCAGAGAGGTGGTGAACCGCCTGGAGAG AAGCTGTGGAGAGGTGATCCTCAGGCTGAGCGTCCATGGGTCCTCATCCGACTCATCCGCTCAgacgccgccaccaccaccactaccgcCAAGAGGTCCATTTGTAGTCCTGTGA
- the hmg20a gene encoding high mobility group protein 20A isoform X2, whose translation MEEQTGSPGANTDNSSQRNGEEKPRRTSWTKGRKRKKPVKDSNAPKAPLTGYVRFMNDRREQLRAERPDVPFPEITRMLGNEWSKLPPDEKQRYLDEAEKDKERYMQELEKYQKTEAYKHYTRKVQEKQKGKRHRGDVGRQVASESLHEKDAEGKDRSVFDIPIFTEEFLNHSKSREAEMRQLRKTNMEYEERNAALQKHVESMRSAVERLEGDLMQERGRNGMLQQHLETLRQALTGSFSQYPLPGSGEMPTVDSIDTYMKKLHSLILTNPQEHESLINTVREVVNRLESCGEVILRLSVHGSSSDSSAQTPPPPPLPPRGPFVVL comes from the exons ATGGAGGAGCAGACTGGCTCGCCTGGTGCCAACACAGATAACAGCAGCCAGAGAAATGGAGAAGAG AAGCCCAGACGCACAAGCTGGACCAAAGGACGGAAGCGGAAGAAGCCTGTGAAGGACAGCAATGCGCCCAAGGCCCCGCTGACGGGCTACGTGCGCTTCATGAATGACCGTCGCGAGCAGCTGAGGGCGGAGAGACCCGACGTGCCCTTCCCCGAGATCACCCGCATGCTGGGCAATGAGTGGAGCAAGCTTCCGCCGGACGAGAAGCAA CGTTATCTTGACGAAGCGGAGAAGGATAAGGAGCGTTACATGCAAGAGCTGGAAAAGTACCAGAAGACGGAGGCCTACAAGCACTACACCCGGAAGGTGCAGGAGAAACAGAAGGGCAAGAGGCACAGGGGAG ATGTTGGCCGCCAGGTAGCCAGTGAGTCTCTTCACGAG AAAGACGCTGAAGGGAAGGACAGGTCTGTGTTTGATATCCCCATCTTCACAGAGGAGTTTCTCAACCACAGCAAAT CGCGCGAGGCGGAGATGCGGCAGCTGCGTAAGACCAACATGGAGTACGAGGAGCGCAACGCGGCGCTGCAGAAGCACGTGGAGAGCATGCGCAGCGCCGTGGAGCGCCTGGAGGGCGACCTGATGCAAGAGCGTGGACGCAACGGCATGCTGCAGCAGCACCTGGAGACGCTGAGGCAGGCGCTCACTGGCAGCTTCTCCCAGTACCCTCTGCCag GCAGTGGAGAGATGCCCACAGTGGACTCCATCGACACCTACATGAAAAAGCTGCACAGCCTCATTCTGACCAACCCCCAGGAGCACGAGAGCCTGATCAACACCGTCAGAGAGGTGGTGAACCGCCTGGAGAG CTGTGGAGAGGTGATCCTCAGGCTGAGCGTCCATGGGTCCTCATCCGACTCATCCGCTCAgacgccgccaccaccaccactaccgcCAAGAGGTCCATTTGTAGTCCTGTGA
- the hmg20a gene encoding high mobility group protein 20A isoform X3, giving the protein MEEQTGSPGANTDNSSQRNGEEKPRRTSWTKGRKRKKPVKDSNAPKAPLTGYVRFMNDRREQLRAERPDVPFPEITRMLGNEWSKLPPDEKQRYLDEAEKDKERYMQELEKYQKTEAYKHYTRKVQEKQKGKRHRGDVGRQVASESLHEKDAEGKDRSVFDIPIFTEEFLNHSKSREAEMRQLRKTNMEYEERNAALQKHVESMRSAVERLEGDLMQERGRNGMLQQHLETLRQALTGSFSQYPLPGSGEMPTVDSIDTYMKKLHSLILTNPQEHESLINTVREVVNRLER; this is encoded by the exons ATGGAGGAGCAGACTGGCTCGCCTGGTGCCAACACAGATAACAGCAGCCAGAGAAATGGAGAAGAG AAGCCCAGACGCACAAGCTGGACCAAAGGACGGAAGCGGAAGAAGCCTGTGAAGGACAGCAATGCGCCCAAGGCCCCGCTGACGGGCTACGTGCGCTTCATGAATGACCGTCGCGAGCAGCTGAGGGCGGAGAGACCCGACGTGCCCTTCCCCGAGATCACCCGCATGCTGGGCAATGAGTGGAGCAAGCTTCCGCCGGACGAGAAGCAA CGTTATCTTGACGAAGCGGAGAAGGATAAGGAGCGTTACATGCAAGAGCTGGAAAAGTACCAGAAGACGGAGGCCTACAAGCACTACACCCGGAAGGTGCAGGAGAAACAGAAGGGCAAGAGGCACAGGGGAG ATGTTGGCCGCCAGGTAGCCAGTGAGTCTCTTCACGAG AAAGACGCTGAAGGGAAGGACAGGTCTGTGTTTGATATCCCCATCTTCACAGAGGAGTTTCTCAACCACAGCAAAT CGCGCGAGGCGGAGATGCGGCAGCTGCGTAAGACCAACATGGAGTACGAGGAGCGCAACGCGGCGCTGCAGAAGCACGTGGAGAGCATGCGCAGCGCCGTGGAGCGCCTGGAGGGCGACCTGATGCAAGAGCGTGGACGCAACGGCATGCTGCAGCAGCACCTGGAGACGCTGAGGCAGGCGCTCACTGGCAGCTTCTCCCAGTACCCTCTGCCag GCAGTGGAGAGATGCCCACAGTGGACTCCATCGACACCTACATGAAAAAGCTGCACAGCCTCATTCTGACCAACCCCCAGGAGCACGAGAGCCTGATCAACACCGTCAGAGAGGTGGTGAACCGCCTGGAGAG GTAA
- the hmg20a gene encoding high mobility group protein 20A isoform X4, with product MEEQTGSPGANTDNSSQRNGEEKPRRTSWTKGRKRKKPVKDSNAPKAPLTGYVRFMNDRREQLRAERPDVPFPEITRMLGNEWSKLPPDEKQRYLDEAEKDKERYMQELEKYQKTEAYKHYTRKVQEKQKGKRHRGDVGRQVASESLHEKDAEGKDRSVFDIPIFTEEFLNHSKSREAEMRQLRKTNMEYEERNAALQKHVESMRSAVERLEGDLMQERGRNGMLQQHLETLRQALTGSFSQYPLPGSGEMPTVDSIDTYMKKLHSLILTNPQEHESLINTVREVVNRLER from the exons ATGGAGGAGCAGACTGGCTCGCCTGGTGCCAACACAGATAACAGCAGCCAGAGAAATGGAGAAGAG AAGCCCAGACGCACAAGCTGGACCAAAGGACGGAAGCGGAAGAAGCCTGTGAAGGACAGCAATGCGCCCAAGGCCCCGCTGACGGGCTACGTGCGCTTCATGAATGACCGTCGCGAGCAGCTGAGGGCGGAGAGACCCGACGTGCCCTTCCCCGAGATCACCCGCATGCTGGGCAATGAGTGGAGCAAGCTTCCGCCGGACGAGAAGCAA CGTTATCTTGACGAAGCGGAGAAGGATAAGGAGCGTTACATGCAAGAGCTGGAAAAGTACCAGAAGACGGAGGCCTACAAGCACTACACCCGGAAGGTGCAGGAGAAACAGAAGGGCAAGAGGCACAGGGGAG ATGTTGGCCGCCAGGTAGCCAGTGAGTCTCTTCACGAG AAAGACGCTGAAGGGAAGGACAGGTCTGTGTTTGATATCCCCATCTTCACAGAGGAGTTTCTCAACCACAGCAAAT CGCGCGAGGCGGAGATGCGGCAGCTGCGTAAGACCAACATGGAGTACGAGGAGCGCAACGCGGCGCTGCAGAAGCACGTGGAGAGCATGCGCAGCGCCGTGGAGCGCCTGGAGGGCGACCTGATGCAAGAGCGTGGACGCAACGGCATGCTGCAGCAGCACCTGGAGACGCTGAGGCAGGCGCTCACTGGCAGCTTCTCCCAGTACCCTCTGCCag GCAGTGGAGAGATGCCCACAGTGGACTCCATCGACACCTACATGAAAAAGCTGCACAGCCTCATTCTGACCAACCCCCAGGAGCACGAGAGCCTGATCAACACCGTCAGAGAGGTGGTGAACCGCCTGGAGAGGTAA